A window from Corynebacterium urealyticum DSM 7109 encodes these proteins:
- a CDS encoding LppP/LprE family lipoprotein, whose translation MATASSPYHIMLFHRGEYLGTATAEPQGFSPAVKQVDDQTIAVTYFYTKPGEANAMRSGEAHATFTWDPAQEKVIMDGNLPPRG comes from the coding sequence ATGGCAACAGCTTCCAGCCCATACCACATCATGCTCTTCCACCGGGGCGAGTACCTGGGCACCGCCACCGCCGAACCGCAAGGCTTCTCCCCCGCCGTCAAGCAGGTCGACGACCAGACGATCGCGGTGACCTACTTCTACACCAAACCCGGCGAGGCCAACGCTATGCGCTCCGGCGAAGCCCACGCGACCTTCACCTGGGACCCGGCACAGGAGAAGGTCATCATGGACGGCAATCTGCCGCCACGGGGCTAG
- a CDS encoding LppP/LprE family lipoprotein — MRHHNVALALALSCALAGTLAACSGDDSTTDATGNSAPTSASQSSVVPTTATAPQTTESSPKHKPEPTRKPRDTEPRTQCGNLSAQELVATHVDKLPPPPSTESSWDTERAGIGLYDPCAELSPIDITVEGATATSPHHIMLFHKDQYLGVMSRDVVESVEGYAANRRVVSVVVVEVEPAGQRQASFGL; from the coding sequence ATGAGGCACCACAATGTCGCGCTAGCCCTCGCCCTCTCCTGCGCTCTCGCGGGAACGTTGGCCGCGTGCAGCGGCGACGACTCCACCACCGACGCCACCGGGAACAGCGCACCAACGAGCGCCAGCCAGAGCAGCGTCGTCCCAACCACGGCGACAGCGCCGCAGACCACAGAGAGCTCCCCCAAGCACAAGCCGGAGCCGACCAGGAAGCCGCGCGACACCGAGCCCCGCACGCAGTGTGGCAACCTCTCCGCCCAAGAACTCGTGGCCACACATGTCGATAAGCTCCCACCACCTCCCTCCACCGAGAGCTCGTGGGACACCGAGCGCGCCGGCATCGGCCTCTACGACCCCTGCGCCGAACTCTCCCCCATCGACATCACCGTGGAGGGCGCAACAGCTACCAGTCCGCACCACATCATGCTCTTCCACAAGGACCAGTACCTAGGTGTGATGTCCAGGGACGTTGTTGAGTCGGTCGAAGGGTACGCCGCCAATCGCAGAGTGGTGTCGGTGGTGGTTGTAGAAGTGGAGCCAGCCGGGCAGCGCCAGGCGTCGTTCGGCCTCTGA
- a CDS encoding IS6-like element IS26 family transposase has translation MNPFKGRHFQRDIILWAVRWYCKYGISYRELQEMLAERGVNVDHSTIYRWVQRYAPEMEKRLRWYWRNPSDLCPWHMDETYVKVNGRWAYLYRAVDSRGRTVDFYLSSRRNSKAAYRFLGKILNNVKKWQIPRFINTDKAPAYGRALALLKREGRCPSDVEHRQIKYRNNVIECDHGKLKRIIGATLGFKSMKTAYATIKGIEVMRALRKGQASAFYYGDPLGEMRLVSRVFEM, from the coding sequence ATGAACCCATTCAAAGGCCGGCATTTTCAGCGTGACATCATTCTGTGGGCCGTACGCTGGTACTGCAAATACGGCATCAGTTACCGTGAGCTGCAGGAGATGCTGGCTGAACGCGGAGTGAATGTCGATCACTCCACGATTTACCGCTGGGTTCAGCGTTATGCGCCTGAAATGGAAAAACGGCTGCGCTGGTACTGGCGTAACCCTTCCGATCTTTGCCCGTGGCACATGGATGAAACCTACGTGAAGGTCAATGGCCGCTGGGCGTATCTGTACCGGGCCGTCGACAGCCGGGGCCGCACTGTCGATTTTTATCTCTCCTCCCGTCGTAACAGCAAAGCTGCATACCGGTTTCTGGGTAAAATCCTCAACAACGTGAAGAAGTGGCAGATCCCGCGATTCATCAACACGGATAAAGCGCCCGCCTATGGTCGCGCGCTTGCTCTGCTCAAACGCGAAGGCCGGTGCCCGTCTGACGTTGAACACCGACAGATTAAGTACCGGAACAACGTGATTGAATGCGATCATGGCAAACTGAAACGGATAATCGGCGCCACGCTGGGATTTAAATCCATGAAGACGGCTTACGCCACCATCAAAGGTATTGAGGTGATGCGTGCACTACGCAAAGGCCAGGCCTCAGCATTTTATTATGGTGATCCCCTGGGCGAAATGCGCCTGGTAAGCAGAGTTTTTGAAATGTAA
- a CDS encoding aminoglycoside O-phosphotransferase APH(3')-Ia: MSHIQRETSCSRPRLNSNLDADLYGYRWARDNVGQSGATIYRLYGKPNAPELFLKHGKGSVANDVTDEMVRLNWLTAFMPLPTIKHFIRTPDDAWLLTTAIPGKTAFQVLEEYPDSGENIVDALAVFLRRLHSIPVCNCPFNSDRVFRLAQAQSRMNNGLVDASDFDDERNGWPVEQVWKEMHKLLPFSPDSVVTHGDFSLDNLIFDEGKLIGCIDVGRVGIADRYQDLAILWNCLGEFSPSLQKRLFQKYGIDNPDMNKLQFHLMLDEFF; this comes from the coding sequence ATGAGCCATATTCAACGGGAAACGTCTTGCTCGAGGCCGCGATTAAATTCCAACCTGGATGCTGATTTATATGGGTATAGATGGGCTCGCGATAATGTCGGGCAATCAGGTGCGACAATCTATCGATTGTATGGGAAGCCCAATGCGCCAGAGTTGTTTCTGAAACATGGCAAAGGTAGCGTTGCCAATGATGTTACAGATGAGATGGTCAGACTAAACTGGCTGACGGCATTTATGCCTCTTCCGACCATCAAGCATTTTATCCGTACTCCTGATGATGCATGGTTACTCACCACTGCGATCCCCGGGAAAACAGCATTCCAGGTATTAGAAGAATATCCTGATTCAGGTGAAAATATTGTTGATGCGCTGGCAGTGTTCCTGCGCCGGTTGCATTCGATTCCTGTTTGTAATTGTCCTTTTAACAGCGATCGCGTATTTCGTCTCGCTCAGGCGCAATCACGAATGAATAACGGTTTGGTTGATGCTAGTGATTTTGATGACGAGCGTAATGGCTGGCCTGTTGAACAAGTCTGGAAAGAAATGCATAAGCTTTTGCCATTCTCACCGGATTCAGTCGTCACTCATGGTGATTTCTCACTTGATAACCTTATTTTTGACGAGGGGAAATTAATAGGTTGTATTGATGTTGGACGAGTCGGAATCGCAGACCGATACCAGGATCTTGCCATCCTATGGAACTGCCTCGGTGAGTTTTCTCCTTCATTACAGAAACGGCTTTTTCAAAAATATGGTATTGATAATCCTGATATGAATAAATTGCAGTTTCATTTGATGCTCGATGAGTTTTTCTGA
- the aph(3'')-Ib gene encoding aminoglycoside O-phosphotransferase APH(3'')-Ib: protein MNRTNIFFGESHSDWLPVRGGESGDFVFRRGDGHAFAKIAPASRRGELAGERDRLIWLKGRGVACPEVINWQEEQEGACLVITAIPGVPAADLSGADLLKAWPSMGQQLGAVHSLSVDQCPFERRLSRMFGRAVDVVSRNAVNPDFLPDEDKSTPQLDLLARVERELPVRLDQERTDMVVCHGDPCMPNFMVDPKTLQCTGLIDLGRLGTADRYADLALMIANAEENWAAPDEAERAFAVLFNVLGIEAPDRERLAFYLRLDPLTWG, encoded by the coding sequence TTGAATCGAACTAATATTTTTTTTGGTGAATCGCATTCTGACTGGTTGCCTGTCAGAGGCGGAGAATCTGGTGATTTTGTTTTTCGACGTGGTGACGGGCATGCCTTCGCGAAAATCGCACCTGCTTCCCGCCGCGGTGAGCTCGCTGGAGAGCGTGACCGCCTCATTTGGCTCAAAGGTCGAGGTGTGGCTTGCCCCGAGGTGATCAACTGGCAGGAGGAACAGGAGGGTGCATGCTTGGTGATAACGGCAATTCCGGGAGTACCGGCGGCTGATCTGTCTGGAGCGGATTTGCTCAAAGCGTGGCCGTCAATGGGGCAGCAACTTGGCGCTGTTCACAGCCTATCGGTTGATCAATGTCCGTTTGAGCGCAGGCTGTCGCGAATGTTCGGACGCGCCGTTGATGTGGTGTCCCGCAATGCCGTCAATCCCGACTTCTTACCGGACGAGGACAAGAGTACGCCGCAGCTCGATCTTTTGGCTCGTGTCGAACGAGAGCTACCGGTGCGGCTCGACCAAGAGCGCACCGATATGGTTGTTTGCCATGGTGATCCCTGCATGCCGAACTTCATGGTGGACCCTAAAACTCTTCAATGCACGGGTCTGATCGACCTTGGGCGGCTCGGAACAGCAGATCGCTATGCCGATTTGGCACTCATGATTGCTAACGCCGAAGAGAACTGGGCAGCGCCAGATGAAGCAGAGCGCGCCTTCGCTGTCCTATTCAATGTATTGGGGATCGAAGCCCCCGACCGCGAACGCCTTGCCTTCTATCTGCGATTGGACCCTCTGACTTGGGGTTGA
- a CDS encoding aminoglycoside O-phosphotransferase APH(6)-Id, with product MFMPPVFPAHWHVSQPVLIADTFSSLVWKVSLPDGTPAIVKGLKPIEDIADELRGADYLVWRNGRGAVRLLGRENNLMLLEYAGERMLSHIVAEHGDYQATEIAAELMAKLYAASEEPLPSALLPIRDRFAALFQRARDDQNAGCQTDYVHAAIIADQMMSNASELRGLHGDLHHENIMFSSRGWLVIDPVGLVGEVGFGAANMFYDPADRDDLCLDPRRIAQMADAFSRALDVDPRRLLDQAYAYGCLSAAWNADGEEEQRDLAIAAAIKQVRQTSY from the coding sequence ATGTTCATGCCGCCTGTTTTTCCTGCTCATTGGCACGTTTCGCAACCTGTTCTCATTGCGGACACCTTTTCCAGCCTCGTTTGGAAAGTTTCATTGCCAGACGGGACTCCTGCAATCGTCAAGGGATTGAAACCTATAGAAGACATTGCTGATGAACTGCGCGGGGCCGACTATCTGGTATGGCGCAATGGGAGGGGAGCAGTCCGGTTGCTCGGTCGTGAGAACAATCTGATGTTGCTCGAATATGCCGGGGAGCGAATGCTCTCTCACATCGTTGCCGAGCACGGCGACTACCAGGCGACCGAAATTGCAGCGGAACTAATGGCGAAGCTGTATGCCGCATCTGAGGAACCCCTGCCTTCTGCCCTTCTCCCGATCCGGGATCGCTTTGCAGCTTTGTTTCAGCGGGCGCGCGATGATCAAAACGCAGGTTGTCAAACTGACTACGTCCACGCGGCGATTATAGCCGATCAAATGATGAGCAATGCCTCGGAACTGCGTGGGCTACATGGCGATCTGCATCATGAAAACATCATGTTCTCCAGTCGCGGCTGGCTGGTGATAGATCCCGTCGGTCTGGTCGGTGAAGTGGGCTTTGGCGCCGCCAATATGTTCTACGATCCGGCTGACAGAGACGACCTTTGTCTCGATCCTAGACGCATTGCACAGATGGCGGACGCATTCTCTCGTGCGCTGGACGTCGATCCGCGTCGCCTGCTCGACCAGGCGTACGCTTATGGGTGCCTTTCCGCAGCTTGGAACGCGGATGGAGAAGAGGAGCAACGCGATCTAGCTATCGCGGCCGCGATCAAGCAGGTGCGACAGACGTCATACTAG
- the cmx gene encoding chloramphenicol efflux MFS transporter Cmx, which yields MPFALYMLALAVFVMGTSEFMLAGLLPAIATELDVSVGTAGLLTSAFAVGMVVGAPVMAAFARRWPPRLTLIVCLLVFAGSHVIGAMTPVFSLLLITRVLSALANAGFLAVALSTATTLVPANQKGRALSILLSGTTIATVVGVPAGALLGTALGWRTTFWAIAILCIPAAVGVIRGVTNNVGRSETSATSPRLRVELSQLATPRLILAMALGALINGGTFAAFTFLAPIVTETAGLAEAWVSVALVMFGIGSFLGVTIAGRLSDQRPGLVLAVGGPLLLTGWIVLAVVASHPVALIVLVLVQGFLSFGVGSTLITRVLYAASGAPTMGGSYATAALNIGAAAGPVLGALGLATGLGLLAPVWVASVLTAIALVIMLLTRRALTKTAAEAN from the coding sequence ATGCCTTTTGCCCTCTACATGCTTGCCCTGGCGGTCTTCGTCATGGGCACTTCAGAATTCATGCTCGCGGGATTGCTCCCCGCGATCGCGACCGAACTTGACGTCTCGGTCGGCACTGCGGGCCTGCTGACCTCCGCATTCGCAGTCGGTATGGTCGTCGGCGCGCCAGTGATGGCGGCATTCGCTCGCCGTTGGCCACCGCGGCTCACATTGATCGTTTGCCTTCTCGTGTTCGCGGGAAGCCACGTCATCGGAGCGATGACACCAGTGTTCTCTCTCCTGCTCATCACCCGGGTGCTCAGCGCTCTCGCAAACGCAGGATTCCTCGCCGTAGCACTGAGCACGGCCACTACCCTCGTGCCAGCGAACCAGAAGGGGCGTGCACTGTCGATCCTGCTCTCCGGCACGACGATCGCAACCGTCGTGGGCGTCCCCGCCGGGGCACTGCTCGGCACAGCGCTGGGCTGGCGAACGACGTTCTGGGCGATCGCCATCCTCTGTATTCCCGCGGCCGTTGGAGTCATTCGTGGCGTCACGAACAATGTTGGTCGGAGCGAGACTAGCGCGACCTCACCAAGGCTCCGTGTCGAGCTCAGCCAGTTGGCGACGCCGCGGCTCATCCTGGCCATGGCACTCGGAGCGCTGATCAACGGAGGGACCTTTGCGGCATTCACCTTCCTGGCACCCATCGTGACCGAGACCGCGGGCTTGGCCGAAGCGTGGGTGTCCGTCGCGCTGGTGATGTTCGGCATCGGATCGTTCCTTGGCGTCACGATCGCAGGACGACTATCAGATCAACGACCTGGCCTCGTGCTCGCAGTCGGCGGACCGCTATTGCTGACAGGCTGGATCGTGTTGGCAGTGGTCGCATCTCATCCCGTTGCGCTTATCGTCCTCGTCCTCGTTCAGGGATTCCTGTCGTTCGGCGTCGGCAGTACTCTGATCACGCGTGTGCTGTATGCAGCATCGGGTGCGCCAACGATGGGCGGTTCGTACGCAACCGCAGCATTGAATATCGGAGCTGCAGCGGGGCCCGTGCTTGGTGCGCTCGGGCTCGCGACCGGGCTGGGGCTGCTCGCGCCGGTTTGGGTCGCTTCGGTGCTGACAGCGATCGCTCTCGTCATCATGCTTCTCACCAGACGCGCGCTTACGAAGACCGCGGCGGAGGCCAATTGA
- a CDS encoding chloramphenicol resistance leader peptide gives MSGVPGALAVVTRRTIS, from the coding sequence ATGTCTGGCGTACCCGGGGCGCTGGCCGTGGTGACAAGAAGAACCATTTCTTGA
- a CDS encoding IS256 family transposase produces the protein MDSVAKRDPEDSAKIKAIEQRLLANPEIAKLIDELGTTATDANDLVRGLLQASVTRGLEAEMDAHLGYSKGDREAKSAGGGDNYRNGSYVKKVDSNYGPVDVTVPRDRQGTFLPTMVPKGSRRLTDVDDMIISLYAGGMTVRDIQHHMATAMRVDISHETISAVTDAVLDEVMIWQNRQLDEFYPVIFLDALRIKVRDGGRVVNKSAYLVIGVDMDGIKHILGIWLAKEEGASFWAHVCANLASRGVQDVFIVCCDGLKGLPEAVEATWPDSMVQTCVVHLIRAANRWVAYGDRKAVSASLKKVYTAPDETTAKAALEEFADSELGQKYPQSVKVWTDAWDRFVPFLQFPPMARKVIYTTNSIESMNNELRKATRNRVQFTNDDSAIKTLWLMICNIEDKRAAKRAKQGKKAAATSGRLIEGSKVTNWKQAINQMAVAYPERFTNYL, from the coding sequence ATGGATTCTGTGGCGAAACGAGATCCAGAAGATTCCGCGAAGATTAAAGCGATCGAGCAAAGACTGCTGGCAAACCCCGAGATAGCCAAGCTAATTGACGAGCTGGGAACCACCGCGACCGACGCGAATGATTTGGTGCGCGGGCTCTTGCAGGCCTCGGTCACCCGCGGGCTAGAAGCCGAAATGGATGCTCATTTGGGCTATTCCAAAGGCGACCGGGAGGCCAAATCGGCTGGTGGTGGCGATAATTACCGCAATGGTTCGTATGTCAAAAAGGTTGATTCGAACTACGGCCCGGTCGATGTCACCGTCCCACGCGATCGCCAGGGCACATTTTTGCCGACCATGGTGCCCAAAGGCTCACGCCGGTTGACTGATGTCGATGACATGATCATTAGCTTGTATGCCGGTGGCATGACAGTGCGCGATATCCAGCATCATATGGCCACAGCGATGAGAGTTGATATCTCTCACGAGACGATTTCCGCGGTAACTGATGCGGTGCTAGATGAGGTCATGATCTGGCAAAACCGGCAGCTAGACGAGTTTTACCCAGTAATATTTCTTGACGCGCTGCGGATTAAAGTCCGCGACGGTGGACGCGTAGTCAACAAGTCCGCCTATTTGGTTATCGGCGTGGATATGGACGGTATCAAACACATCCTGGGTATCTGGTTGGCGAAAGAAGAAGGCGCCTCCTTCTGGGCTCATGTGTGCGCGAACCTGGCAAGCCGTGGAGTCCAGGACGTGTTTATTGTCTGCTGCGATGGTTTGAAAGGCCTGCCGGAAGCGGTGGAAGCAACGTGGCCGGATTCGATGGTCCAGACCTGTGTGGTGCATTTGATTCGGGCAGCAAACCGGTGGGTAGCCTACGGTGATCGCAAGGCAGTATCTGCGTCGTTGAAGAAGGTCTACACCGCCCCGGATGAAACAACCGCCAAGGCAGCGCTGGAGGAATTCGCCGACTCAGAACTGGGCCAGAAATATCCCCAATCAGTCAAGGTCTGGACGGATGCGTGGGATCGTTTCGTGCCGTTTCTGCAGTTCCCGCCGATGGCCAGGAAGGTTATCTATACGACAAACTCGATTGAGTCGATGAATAACGAGCTGCGTAAAGCCACCCGTAACCGTGTGCAGTTTACCAATGACGATTCTGCGATTAAGACGCTGTGGTTGATGATCTGCAATATCGAGGATAAACGCGCGGCCAAACGCGCGAAACAGGGCAAGAAAGCTGCGGCTACCAGCGGAAGACTCATCGAAGGCAGCAAGGTCACCAACTGGAAACAAGCCATAAACCAGATGGCAGTGGCCTATCCCGAACGATTCACAAACTACCTATAA
- a CDS encoding LppP/LprE family lipoprotein yields the protein MLLESARCHYGRGPEQRPWTSHLGTATPEPRSFAPDMKLLNTQTVSVTYYYAKPGDPKDQPSGRAHVNFIWDHAKKKVIMDGNLPPRG from the coding sequence ATACTTCTTGAATCGGCACGGTGTCATTACGGGCGGGGGCCAGAACAACGTCCCTGGACATCACACCTAGGCACCGCCACGCCTGAGCCCCGCAGCTTCGCCCCCGACATGAAGCTACTCAACACGCAGACGGTCTCCGTGACGTACTACTACGCCAAGCCCGGCGACCCGAAGGATCAACCTTCCGGCCGGGCACACGTGAACTTTATTTGGGATCACGCGAAGAAGAAGGTCATCATGGACGGCAATCTTCCCCCGAGAGGCTAG
- a CDS encoding FMN reductase, translated as MNSLIVLNGGLGSPSTTRKLAERIAGAVEAQVGRRGESVAVEYIDIREYAADLATMMTTGIASEKLKAAQDKITAADAMVAASPVFAASYSGLFKMFMDALDPDAITGMPVIIAATAGTPRHSLMLEYAMRPLLSYLRADVMSTAVFAATDDFGGEENLDRRIERAASQLADEIARVSGAVEGLGPSSQVKRSSGNDVAADVPDFLNLLSGHDGN; from the coding sequence ATGAACTCACTCATCGTTCTTAACGGAGGATTGGGTAGCCCGTCGACGACCCGCAAGCTCGCCGAGCGTATCGCCGGTGCCGTGGAAGCCCAAGTAGGTCGCCGCGGGGAGTCCGTGGCCGTGGAATACATCGACATCCGCGAGTACGCCGCCGACCTGGCCACGATGATGACCACCGGGATCGCCTCGGAGAAGCTCAAGGCGGCCCAGGATAAGATCACCGCCGCCGACGCGATGGTCGCCGCGAGCCCAGTCTTTGCTGCTAGCTATTCAGGCCTGTTCAAGATGTTCATGGACGCCCTGGATCCGGACGCGATCACCGGCATGCCTGTGATCATCGCCGCCACCGCCGGGACGCCGCGGCACTCCCTGATGCTGGAATACGCGATGCGCCCGCTGCTGAGCTACCTGCGCGCGGACGTCATGAGCACTGCAGTTTTCGCAGCCACTGATGATTTCGGTGGCGAGGAGAACCTCGACCGGCGCATCGAACGCGCCGCCAGCCAGCTCGCCGACGAGATCGCGCGGGTCTCCGGCGCCGTCGAGGGGCTGGGGCCTTCTTCGCAGGTCAAGCGCAGCTCCGGCAACGACGTTGCTGCGGACGTGCCGGATTTTCTGAATCTGCTCTCTGGGCACGACGGCAACTAG
- a CDS encoding CE1758 family FMN-dependent luciferase-like monooxygenase, whose product MQFGIFTIGDVTPNPVTGDVPSEHERIKNTVEIAKKAEAEGLDVFATGQHHNPPFIAPANPPILLAHLAAQTETLQLSTATTLITTTDPVRIAEDYAYVQHLAEGRVDLMLGRGNTGPVYPWFGKDIRKSIPLSVENYHLLRRLWREEDLTWKGEFRTPLQQFTSTPRPLDDVPPFVWHGSIRSPEIAEQAAYYGDGFFHNHIFWNIEHTQQLVRLYRQRFEHYGHGAADQAIVGLGGQIFAADTEKEAKATFRPYFDNAPVYGHGPSLEEFERITPLTVGTPEQIIERYLGYADAVGDYQRQLFLIDHAGLPQEMVLEQIEILGREIVPVLREEFERRRPAHVPSDPPTHATLVAEGPDSPHRQVQPAQVQ is encoded by the coding sequence ATGCAATTCGGAATCTTCACCATCGGCGATGTCACCCCCAACCCGGTCACGGGGGACGTGCCCAGCGAGCACGAGCGCATCAAGAACACCGTCGAGATCGCGAAGAAGGCAGAGGCCGAGGGGCTGGACGTCTTCGCTACTGGCCAGCATCACAACCCGCCGTTCATCGCGCCCGCGAACCCACCCATCCTGCTCGCGCACCTCGCCGCGCAGACCGAGACCCTCCAGCTCTCTACCGCGACCACGCTGATTACCACCACCGACCCGGTGCGGATCGCGGAGGATTACGCCTACGTCCAGCACCTCGCGGAGGGTCGTGTGGACCTCATGCTCGGCCGCGGCAACACCGGCCCCGTCTATCCCTGGTTCGGTAAGGACATCCGCAAGTCGATCCCCCTGTCCGTGGAGAATTACCACCTGCTGCGTCGCCTGTGGCGCGAGGAGGACCTGACGTGGAAGGGCGAATTCCGCACCCCACTGCAACAGTTCACGTCCACCCCACGGCCCCTGGACGACGTCCCGCCCTTCGTGTGGCACGGTTCCATCCGCTCCCCGGAGATCGCCGAGCAGGCCGCGTACTACGGGGACGGGTTCTTCCATAACCACATCTTCTGGAACATCGAGCACACCCAGCAGCTGGTGCGCCTGTACCGGCAGCGCTTCGAACATTACGGGCACGGTGCGGCCGACCAGGCGATCGTGGGGCTGGGTGGGCAGATCTTTGCTGCCGATACCGAGAAGGAAGCAAAGGCGACCTTCCGGCCGTACTTCGATAACGCCCCGGTCTACGGGCACGGCCCGTCGCTGGAGGAATTCGAGCGCATCACCCCGCTGACGGTCGGCACCCCGGAGCAGATCATCGAGCGTTACCTGGGCTACGCTGACGCGGTAGGCGACTATCAGCGCCAGCTCTTCCTGATCGACCACGCCGGTCTACCGCAGGAGATGGTGCTCGAGCAGATCGAGATCCTCGGTCGGGAGATCGTGCCGGTCCTGCGGGAGGAGTTTGAACGCCGCCGCCCGGCGCACGTGCCCTCCGATCCGCCGACCCACGCCACACTGGTGGCGGAGGGGCCGGACTCCCCGCACCGGCAGGTGCAGCCCGCGCAGGTTCAGTAG
- a CDS encoding class I SAM-dependent methyltransferase — translation MNPEAQNPAPPAQTAPDPHAFPAPLDVPEFLIPHLSASTHLLDAGCGQGDLTTNLAEHIAHLGGTPAQVTGIDQSAEAIAAATELASSKQLDVAFQQADIHQLPFADDTFDVVFCHQVLHHVPDPQLVLQEFRRVTTPGGIIAVRDADFGAMTWFPPNPGLSRWRATFSVGLATHDGNPAMGRQLPHTFYSAGLSDLSVSGSLTAYASEAERDALAEKWTRRSMSPHSVRTTAAALGEDFPDTAVTDDGELVTDQLGTITREALVQITDGWSQWAATGGAAFFIPNTEVIARVP, via the coding sequence ATGAATCCCGAAGCCCAGAATCCCGCCCCTCCGGCGCAGACCGCGCCGGACCCACACGCTTTCCCCGCACCACTCGACGTGCCCGAGTTCCTGATCCCCCATCTGAGCGCGAGCACACACCTACTCGACGCTGGCTGCGGGCAAGGGGACCTCACGACGAACCTCGCCGAACACATCGCCCACCTCGGCGGTACGCCCGCACAGGTCACCGGGATCGACCAGTCCGCCGAGGCAATCGCCGCCGCCACTGAACTCGCTTCCAGTAAACAGCTGGACGTTGCGTTTCAGCAAGCGGACATCCACCAGCTCCCCTTCGCAGACGACACCTTCGACGTCGTCTTCTGCCACCAGGTCCTGCACCACGTCCCCGACCCGCAGCTCGTGCTCCAGGAATTCCGGCGCGTCACGACGCCCGGCGGAATCATCGCCGTGCGGGACGCCGACTTCGGCGCGATGACGTGGTTCCCGCCCAACCCGGGGCTATCCCGCTGGCGCGCGACCTTCTCCGTCGGTCTTGCAACCCACGACGGCAACCCCGCCATGGGCCGCCAACTGCCGCATACCTTCTACTCCGCGGGGCTTAGCGACCTCAGCGTGAGCGGCAGCCTGACCGCCTACGCCAGCGAGGCCGAGCGCGATGCCCTGGCCGAGAAGTGGACGCGTCGCAGCATGTCGCCCCACTCCGTCCGCACGACCGCCGCCGCGCTTGGCGAGGACTTCCCCGATACCGCGGTGACGGATGACGGCGAACTTGTTACCGACCAACTCGGAACGATCACCCGCGAAGCCCTGGTCCAGATCACCGACGGTTGGTCCCAATGGGCCGCCACCGGTGGCGCGGCATTCTTCATCCCGAATACCGAGGTCATCGCGCGCGTGCCCTAG
- a CDS encoding enoyl-CoA hydratase: MNKNDSGAGQATVRVGFSEEQGPYGERQVGVITLDRPEKRNALRTAECLAIADGVRELVDAGARAILLTGTGPVLCAGADLGGGVYEDGFERAVEAMLHAVLAAPVPIIADVFGPAIGAGCQLILACDLRVFQDQGECWVPVARHGFALDEWTHSRAVELMGGAWARNVFLGGAHLSAEQARAAGFAIDPRGATAEQFAAKIAAQAPLSMEHSKATLNSLGDDGVTREKTRVRLQELFSTTWASEDAAEARAARREGRAPKFHGR; the protein is encoded by the coding sequence GTGAACAAGAATGATTCCGGCGCGGGTCAGGCCACGGTCCGTGTCGGCTTTTCCGAGGAGCAAGGACCGTACGGCGAGCGCCAGGTCGGGGTGATTACCCTCGACCGGCCCGAGAAGCGCAATGCCTTGCGCACGGCGGAGTGCCTCGCCATCGCGGACGGTGTGCGCGAGCTGGTGGATGCGGGCGCGCGAGCGATCCTTCTCACGGGCACCGGCCCAGTCTTGTGTGCCGGCGCCGATCTCGGGGGCGGGGTGTACGAAGATGGCTTCGAAAGAGCCGTCGAGGCCATGTTGCACGCAGTATTGGCGGCGCCAGTGCCGATCATCGCGGATGTTTTCGGGCCTGCGATCGGGGCTGGATGCCAGCTCATCCTCGCCTGTGACCTGCGGGTTTTCCAGGATCAGGGGGAGTGCTGGGTTCCCGTGGCGCGCCACGGCTTCGCCCTCGATGAGTGGACGCACAGCCGCGCCGTGGAGCTCATGGGAGGGGCATGGGCCCGCAATGTTTTTCTCGGTGGGGCGCACCTCAGTGCCGAGCAGGCCCGCGCGGCGGGCTTTGCTATCGACCCGCGCGGTGCGACCGCGGAGCAGTTCGCCGCCAAGATCGCGGCCCAGGCACCCCTATCGATGGAGCATTCCAAGGCGACGCTGAACTCGCTGGGCGACGACGGGGTCACGCGGGAGAAGACCCGGGTCCGCCTGCAGGAGCTTTTCTCCACTACCTGGGCCAGTGAGGACGCGGCCGAGGCGCGGGCGGCCCGGCGCGAGGGGCGGGCGCCGAAGTTTCACGGCCGCTAA